From Mycolicibacterium nivoides, a single genomic window includes:
- a CDS encoding M48 family metallopeptidase, whose translation MEQTPATTRTIFPDISSRAWEHPADRTALTALRRLKGFDQVLKVLSGMLRERKHRLLYLASSARVGPRQFADLDALLDDCVRVLDAPVRPEMYIIQSPEVNAYCIGMEDPFIVITSGMYELMTHDEMRFVIGHELGHALSGHAVYRTMLHHLMRLASSFGFVPIGGWALRAIVAALQEWQRKSELSGDRAGLLCGQDFDMAIRVELKLAAGRHLDKLDSQAFLAQARDYDATGDMRDGVLKLLNLEMQTHPFSVLRAADLTKWVDTGGYGAIMAGNYPLRSDDATASWADDVSAAARHYKDGFDQSNDPLIRGIRDGLGGVVDGVGQAATSAADSMGRKISEWRRNNRQGEE comes from the coding sequence ATGGAACAGACACCTGCGACCACACGGACCATATTTCCCGACATCAGTTCGCGGGCCTGGGAACATCCTGCTGACCGGACCGCGCTGACCGCGTTACGCCGGCTCAAGGGATTCGATCAGGTTCTCAAGGTGCTGTCGGGGATGCTGCGCGAGCGCAAGCACCGGTTGCTGTATCTGGCCAGTTCGGCGCGGGTGGGTCCGCGGCAGTTCGCCGACCTTGATGCGCTGCTCGACGACTGCGTGCGGGTGCTCGACGCTCCGGTACGTCCGGAGATGTACATCATCCAGTCGCCGGAGGTCAATGCGTACTGCATCGGCATGGAGGACCCGTTCATCGTCATCACCTCGGGTATGTACGAGTTGATGACGCATGACGAGATGCGCTTCGTCATCGGTCACGAGCTCGGTCACGCGCTCAGCGGTCACGCCGTCTACCGCACCATGCTCCATCACCTGATGCGGTTGGCGTCGTCGTTCGGTTTCGTCCCGATCGGTGGCTGGGCATTGCGCGCGATCGTCGCCGCCCTGCAGGAATGGCAACGCAAATCCGAACTTTCGGGGGACCGCGCGGGCCTGCTGTGCGGACAGGACTTCGACATGGCGATCCGGGTCGAGCTGAAGTTGGCGGCGGGCCGGCACCTGGACAAGCTCGACTCGCAGGCGTTCCTCGCACAGGCACGCGACTATGACGCGACCGGGGACATGCGCGACGGGGTGCTCAAACTGCTCAATCTGGAGATGCAGACGCACCCCTTCTCGGTGCTTCGAGCGGCGGACCTGACCAAGTGGGTCGATACCGGCGGATACGGCGCGATCATGGCCGGCAACTATCCGCTGCGGTCCGACGATGCGACGGCGAGCTGGGCTGACGATGTCAGCGCGGCGGCGCGCCATTACAAAGACGGTTTCGACCAGTCCAACGATCCGTTGATCCGGGGCATCCGGGACGGCTTGGGCGGTGTCGTCGACGGAGTAGGGCAGGCCGCGACGAGCGCGGCCGACTCGATGGGCCGCAAGATCTCCGAGTGGCGCCGCAACAACAGGCAGGGCGAGGAATAG
- the ripD gene encoding NlpC/P60 family peptidoglycan-binding protein RipD: MRRTFALLFGLAFLVAAPGLAGAAPIERPTGNQRYVDLVIARAMSQRGVPFSYGGGDINGPTRGVARTLPAPGVAPVTPSLAGGGLIPGLSTPAVSAPVLTTPGVAAVPDPSANVVGFDASGLIVYAFGGAGVKMPRSSGEQYKVGQKVLPAQALPGDLIFYGPEGTQSVALYLGNNQMIQGTEPAVAVTPVRGEGMTPYLVRIIA, encoded by the coding sequence ATGAGACGTACCTTTGCCCTTCTGTTCGGTCTGGCATTCCTGGTCGCGGCTCCCGGACTGGCCGGCGCCGCACCGATCGAACGCCCAACCGGCAACCAGCGCTATGTCGATCTCGTGATCGCCCGCGCGATGTCGCAGCGCGGCGTTCCGTTCAGCTACGGCGGCGGTGACATCAACGGGCCGACCCGTGGTGTCGCCCGCACCCTGCCCGCTCCCGGCGTGGCCCCGGTGACCCCGTCGCTCGCAGGCGGCGGTCTGATCCCGGGTCTGTCCACGCCGGCGGTGTCGGCGCCCGTGCTGACCACCCCGGGCGTCGCGGCGGTGCCCGATCCGTCGGCGAATGTGGTCGGATTCGATGCCTCAGGGTTGATCGTCTACGCGTTCGGCGGAGCCGGGGTGAAGATGCCGCGGTCGTCCGGCGAGCAGTACAAGGTGGGGCAGAAAGTGCTGCCCGCCCAGGCGCTGCCCGGCGACCTGATCTTCTACGGACCCGAGGGCACCCAGAGCGTGGCGCTCTACCTCGGGAACAACCAGATGATCCAGGGCACCGAGCCCGCGGTCGCGGTCACCCCGGTGCGCGGTGAGGGCATGACTCCCTACCTGGTCCGCATCATCGCCTGA
- the tenA gene encoding thiaminase II, giving the protein MHPDAKPQSWSARLWDAIEPTFSAILAHPFLTGLTDGSLADGAFAHYVAQDVHYLRDYARALAIVAAKAPTLADTAMFSRHAAEVFDVELGLHSELLPELGLDIEALNATPVTPTTRAYTSYLLATAYGGTFAEGLAAVLPCYWIYARVGAALLERGSPDRRYQRWIDSYGGQDFAATVAEVLDLTDRLGPTLGGADEAAARTHFVVTSKYEWMFFDAAYRREQWPV; this is encoded by the coding sequence ATGCACCCCGATGCGAAACCGCAATCCTGGTCGGCCCGGCTCTGGGACGCGATCGAGCCGACGTTCTCCGCGATTCTCGCGCACCCGTTTCTGACCGGCCTCACCGACGGGAGCCTGGCCGACGGGGCATTCGCCCACTATGTGGCGCAGGATGTGCACTACCTGCGCGACTATGCCCGCGCGCTGGCGATCGTCGCCGCCAAGGCCCCCACCCTGGCCGATACCGCGATGTTCTCCCGGCACGCCGCCGAGGTCTTCGATGTCGAATTGGGGCTGCACAGCGAACTACTCCCCGAGCTGGGGCTGGATATCGAGGCACTGAACGCGACGCCGGTCACCCCGACCACACGCGCCTACACCAGTTATCTGCTGGCCACCGCCTACGGCGGCACCTTCGCAGAGGGGTTGGCGGCGGTCCTGCCGTGCTACTGGATCTACGCCCGGGTCGGAGCGGCGCTACTGGAACGCGGATCGCCTGATCGGCGGTATCAGCGTTGGATCGACAGCTACGGCGGCCAGGACTTTGCCGCGACAGTCGCCGAGGTGCTCGACCTGACCGATCGGCTCGGACCGACACTGGGCGGGGCGGACGAAGCCGCCGCGCGAACCCATTTCGTGGTCACGTCGAAATACGAGTGGATGTTCTTCGATGCGGCCTATCGCCGCGAGCAGTGGCCGGTCTGA
- the tpx gene encoding thiol peroxidase, which translates to MAQITFKGNPINTVGDLPAVGSQAPSFSVTGTDLGTVTNDQFQGKSVLLNIFPSVDTGICAASVRTFNERAAAAGATVLCVSKDLPFALNRFCGAEGIENVITASAFRDTFGEDYGITMADGPMAGLLGRAVVVIGADGNVAYTELVPEIVQEPNYDAALAAL; encoded by the coding sequence ATGGCACAGATAACCTTCAAGGGAAACCCCATCAACACGGTCGGCGACCTGCCGGCAGTCGGCAGCCAGGCCCCGAGCTTCTCGGTCACCGGCACCGATCTCGGCACCGTCACCAATGACCAGTTCCAGGGCAAGTCGGTGCTGCTGAACATCTTCCCGTCGGTGGACACCGGGATTTGCGCCGCCAGCGTGCGCACCTTCAACGAACGGGCCGCTGCCGCCGGCGCCACGGTCCTGTGCGTGTCGAAGGACCTGCCGTTCGCGCTGAACCGTTTCTGCGGAGCAGAGGGCATCGAGAACGTCATCACCGCGTCGGCTTTCCGGGACACCTTCGGCGAGGATTACGGAATCACCATGGCCGACGGTCCGATGGCCGGTCTGCTGGGACGCGCCGTCGTCGTCATCGGCGCCGACGGCAACGTGGCCTACACCGAACTGGTGCCCGAGATCGTTCAGGAGCCCAACTACGACGCCGCGCTGGCTGCGCTCTGA
- a CDS encoding aminoglycoside phosphotransferase family protein: MIDLPEAVRAMGTRGPQWQSWVDGLPRLIRAQFDEWDLRADGPALHGYCSIVLPVQTGEGVPAVLKAAFPDDESEHEHLALRRWAGAGAVRLLRADPHRRVMLLERLEQRNLNELWDIEACEIVAGLYGRLHVPALPQLRSLTEHTERCTADLTRLPRGAPVPRRLVEQAITLGRDLATDPAVSGTLIHGDLHYENVLAGDRAPWLVIDPKPMNGDPHYEVAPMLWNRWDELAGYVRDGVRRRLSALVDAAGLDPDRARAWVIVRMLHNAMWELTETPEPDADWLTTCVAIAKAVQG; encoded by the coding sequence ATGATCGATCTGCCCGAGGCGGTGCGCGCGATGGGCACGCGGGGACCGCAGTGGCAATCGTGGGTCGATGGCCTGCCTAGACTGATCCGGGCCCAGTTCGACGAATGGGACCTGCGTGCCGACGGGCCGGCGCTTCACGGCTACTGCTCGATCGTGTTGCCGGTGCAGACCGGTGAGGGGGTGCCCGCAGTCCTCAAGGCCGCCTTCCCCGATGACGAGTCCGAACACGAACACCTGGCGCTGCGCCGCTGGGCGGGTGCCGGTGCGGTCCGGTTGCTGCGCGCCGATCCGCACCGCCGGGTGATGTTGCTGGAACGGTTGGAGCAGCGAAACCTCAACGAGCTCTGGGACATCGAGGCATGTGAGATCGTCGCCGGACTCTACGGCCGGCTTCATGTGCCTGCGCTGCCCCAGCTAAGGTCGCTCACCGAGCACACCGAACGATGTACCGCCGACCTGACCCGACTCCCCCGCGGTGCGCCGGTTCCGCGTCGACTGGTGGAGCAGGCGATCACGCTCGGTAGAGATCTGGCCACCGATCCCGCCGTCAGCGGCACTCTGATCCACGGCGACCTGCATTACGAGAACGTCCTCGCAGGCGACCGCGCGCCATGGCTGGTGATCGATCCCAAGCCGATGAACGGGGACCCTCACTACGAGGTCGCGCCGATGCTGTGGAACCGGTGGGATGAATTGGCCGGGTACGTTCGCGACGGCGTCCGGCGCCGGTTGTCGGCCCTGGTCGATGCGGCCGGACTGGATCCCGACCGGGCCAGGGCCTGGGTGATCGTCCGGATGCTGCACAACGCGATGTGGGAGCTGACCGAGACGCCCGAACCCGACGCGGACTGGTTGACCACCTGCGTGGCGATCGCGAAGGCCGTGCAGGGCTGA